In one window of Lynx canadensis isolate LIC74 chromosome B3, mLynCan4.pri.v2, whole genome shotgun sequence DNA:
- the C2CD4A gene encoding C2 calcium-dependent domain-containing protein 4A, which translates to MWCLERLRFGPERRHGILQGRAHQVPALTPAACANVLTPDRIPEFCIPPRLASCTALAALRISWSEAAEIDYSAAHTDWDPRSQAALSLPHLPRALTAYGFCALLESPHTRRKESLFLGGPAAAPLVPRDSAPDSAPALPAGLRPTPDAPAPPPRARRLLRASERLLSRALRARTSRGLVRARSVSSGDGDEDEERGAVAGPPSQAPSASPPPPPCPGPRPERLEAEGTVALGRAGGALRLAAEYNRANGRLRVRLLSTEGLAAGAAEPPAVGCRVSFVLRPPGQPRSQRSAVVRRSRKAAFHQDVCLDGLSEEQVRRLAVRVKAEQRGRGLERGRPLGQGELLLGSLLLP; encoded by the coding sequence ATGTGGTGCCTGGAGAGGCTCCGCTTTGGTCCTGAGCGCAGGCACGGGATTCTTCAAGGTCGGGCGCACCAAGTCCCGGCACTCACTCCCGCCGCGTGTGCAAACGTGCTCACCCCGGACCGCATCCCCGAGTTCTGCATCCCCCCACGACTCGCGTCCTGCACGGCCCTGGCTGCACTTCGGATTTCCTGGAGCGAAGCAGCAGAAATAGACTACAGCGCGGCGCACACGGACTGGGACCCGCGCTCGCAGGCAGCCCTATCGCTGCCGCACCTGCCCCGCGCGCTCACCGCCTACGGCTTCTGCGCGCTGCTCGAGAGCCCGCACACCCGCCGCAAGGAGTCGCTCTTCCTCGGGGGCCCTGCAGCCGCCCCGCTCGTGCCCCGGGACTCGGCTCCGGACTCCGCCCCCGCGCTCCCCGCGGGCCTCCGCCCCACCCCGGAcgcgcccgccccgccgccccgcgcccgccgccTCCTGCGCGCCTCCGAACGGCTGCTGAGCCGCGCGCTGCGGGCCCGGACGAGCCGAGGCCTGGTCCGCGCCCGCTCCGTGTCCAGCGGGGACGGCGACGAGGACGAGGAGCGCGGCGCCGTCGCGGGGCCCCCTTCCCAGGCCCCCTCCgcgtccccgccgccgccgccctgcCCCGGCCCGCGTCCCGAGCGCCTGGAGGCCGAGGGCACCGTGGCCCTGGGCCGCGCCGGGGGCGCCCTGCGCCTGGCCGCCGAGTACAATCGGGCCAACGGGCGGCTCCGCGTCCGGCTGCTGAGCACCGAGGGCCTGGCCGCGGGAGCCGCCGAGCCCCCCGCCGTCGGCTGCCGCGTCAGCTTCGTCCTGCGGCCGCCGGGCCAGCCGCGCTCTCAGCGCAGCGCCGTGGTCCGGCGGAGCCGCAAGGCCGCCTTCCACCAGGACGTGTGCTTGGACGGGCTCTCGGAGGAGCAGGTGCGCCGCCTGGCCGTGCGCGTCAAGGCCGAGCAGCGGGGTCGCGGCCTGGAGCGGGGCCGCCCGCTGGGCCAGGGCGAGCTGCTGCTGGGCTCCCTGCTGCTGCCCTGA